From the genome of Phytohabitans rumicis, one region includes:
- a CDS encoding ABC transporter permease: protein MSDPTSGSLVTSPPPEQPGAVVETAPPAGAAPKRDKPRGLMGDAWYDLRHKPLFWISAAFILLFVLMAAFPWLFTNESPTQGTLSRSLQGPGAHGWFGYDIQGRDIYARTIYGARASIIVAVTATFGTVVVGSLVGVLAGFRGGWVDSLLSRIADIFFGLPFVLGAIVILFSLNPKGATASQWKIIGLVIMALIVLVWPVAMRIMRSSVLAAKRADYVIAARALGASNTRIIFKHLIPNCLAPVLVYATILVGVFIGAEATLSYLGVGLQSPVVSWGVMINDSQSYLRVAWYWLVFPSAFLVAAVLSFVMLGEAVREALDPKLR, encoded by the coding sequence ATGAGTGACCCCACTTCCGGCTCGCTGGTCACCTCCCCGCCACCCGAGCAGCCCGGTGCCGTCGTCGAGACGGCCCCGCCGGCGGGCGCCGCGCCGAAACGCGACAAGCCGCGCGGGCTCATGGGCGACGCCTGGTACGACCTGCGCCACAAGCCTCTCTTCTGGATCTCCGCGGCGTTCATCCTGCTGTTCGTGCTGATGGCCGCGTTCCCGTGGCTGTTCACCAACGAGAGCCCCACCCAGGGCACCCTCAGCCGGAGCCTGCAGGGCCCCGGCGCGCACGGCTGGTTCGGTTACGACATCCAGGGGCGGGACATCTACGCCCGCACGATCTACGGCGCCCGCGCGTCGATCATCGTGGCCGTCACCGCCACGTTCGGCACGGTGGTGGTCGGCAGCCTGGTCGGCGTGCTCGCCGGCTTCCGCGGCGGCTGGGTCGACTCGCTGCTGTCCCGCATCGCCGACATCTTCTTCGGGCTGCCGTTCGTGCTCGGCGCGATCGTCATCCTCTTCTCGCTCAACCCCAAGGGCGCCACGGCGAGTCAGTGGAAGATCATCGGCCTGGTCATCATGGCACTGATCGTTCTTGTGTGGCCGGTCGCGATGCGGATCATGCGGTCGAGCGTGCTGGCCGCCAAGCGGGCGGACTACGTGATCGCGGCGCGGGCGCTGGGTGCCAGCAACACCCGGATCATCTTCAAGCACCTGATCCCGAACTGCCTGGCCCCCGTGCTCGTGTACGCGACGATCCTGGTCGGCGTGTTCATCGGCGCCGAGGCGACGTTGTCCTACCTCGGCGTCGGCCTGCAGTCGCCGGTCGTGTCCTGGGGCGTCATGATCAACGACTCGCAGAGTTACCTCCGGGTCGCGTGGTACTGGCTGGTCTTCCCCTCCGCGTTCCTCGTCGCCGCCGTGCTGAGCTTTGTGATGCTCGGCGAGGCGGTCCGCGAGGCCCTCGACCCGAAGCTCCGGTAG